The following proteins are encoded in a genomic region of Magnolia sinica isolate HGM2019 chromosome 1, MsV1, whole genome shotgun sequence:
- the LOC131228579 gene encoding uncharacterized protein LOC131228579 isoform X2: MRNIPNNPSFKLILGSSSMSRRHILAEMGYEFTIMTADIDEKGIRRENPEELVMVLAEAKADAIISKVQTIDYKNNAEATLLITADQVVVYEGIIREKPCSKEEARQFIKGYSGGHASTVGSVLVTNLKTGTRKGAVDKAEVYFHDIPDEVIENLIEEGVVLNVAGGLLLEHPLTSPFVEAVVGTADSVMGLPKALTEKLIQEAL, encoded by the exons ATGCGTAATATCCCTAATAATCCTTCTTTCAag CTAATCTTGGGATCATCTTCTATGTCTCGTCGACACATTCTAGCCGAGATGGGATATGAATTCACAATCATG ACTGCAGACATAGATGAGAAAGGCATTCGAAGGGAAAACCCGGAAGAGTTGGTAATGGTTCTGGCCGAGGCAAAG GCAGACGCCATCATCTCAAAGGTCCAAACTATTGATTACAAGAACAATGCTGAAGCAACACTCCTGATTACTGCTGATCAA GTGGTGGTCTATGAAGGGATAATCCGAGAAAAGCCATGCAGCAAAGAAGAAGCACGCCAATTCATCAAAG GCTATTCTGGGGGACATGCATCAACAGTGGGATCTGTACTTGTTACGAACCTGAAAACGGGCACCAGAAAAGGAGCAGTGGACAAAGCTGAG GTTTACTTCCATGACATTCCAGATGAGGTCATCGAGAACTTG ATAGAGGAGGGAGTTGTGCTAAATGTTGCAGGTGGCTTGCTTCTGGAGCATCCACTGACATCACCCTTTGTTGAAGCAGTG GTGGGAACAGCTGACAGTGTGATGGGACTCCCCAAGGCACTCACAGAGAAACTTATTCAGGAGGCCCTCTAA
- the LOC131228579 gene encoding uncharacterized protein LOC131228579 isoform X1, protein MRNIPNNPSFKLILGSSSMSRRHILAEMGYEFTIMQTADIDEKGIRRENPEELVMVLAEAKADAIISKVQTIDYKNNAEATLLITADQVVVYEGIIREKPCSKEEARQFIKGYSGGHASTVGSVLVTNLKTGTRKGAVDKAEVYFHDIPDEVIENLIEEGVVLNVAGGLLLEHPLTSPFVEAVVGTADSVMGLPKALTEKLIQEAL, encoded by the exons ATGCGTAATATCCCTAATAATCCTTCTTTCAag CTAATCTTGGGATCATCTTCTATGTCTCGTCGACACATTCTAGCCGAGATGGGATATGAATTCACAATCATG CAGACTGCAGACATAGATGAGAAAGGCATTCGAAGGGAAAACCCGGAAGAGTTGGTAATGGTTCTGGCCGAGGCAAAG GCAGACGCCATCATCTCAAAGGTCCAAACTATTGATTACAAGAACAATGCTGAAGCAACACTCCTGATTACTGCTGATCAA GTGGTGGTCTATGAAGGGATAATCCGAGAAAAGCCATGCAGCAAAGAAGAAGCACGCCAATTCATCAAAG GCTATTCTGGGGGACATGCATCAACAGTGGGATCTGTACTTGTTACGAACCTGAAAACGGGCACCAGAAAAGGAGCAGTGGACAAAGCTGAG GTTTACTTCCATGACATTCCAGATGAGGTCATCGAGAACTTG ATAGAGGAGGGAGTTGTGCTAAATGTTGCAGGTGGCTTGCTTCTGGAGCATCCACTGACATCACCCTTTGTTGAAGCAGTG GTGGGAACAGCTGACAGTGTGATGGGACTCCCCAAGGCACTCACAGAGAAACTTATTCAGGAGGCCCTCTAA
- the LOC131228516 gene encoding syntaxin-related protein KNOLLE — protein sequence MNDLMTKSFTSYVDLKRQALQDLEAGPDEIEMATQAASSNSAIDRNLSLFLEDANKVKEAMGSIRDILVRLQESNEESKSLHNPEALKALRNNINQDIIAVLKKARMIRAQLEEMDRANAANRRLSGYKEGTPIDRTRTSVTNGLRRKLKDLMLDFQCLRQKTMAEYKETVERRYFTVMGEYPEEEVIEKIISNGDSENFLQKAISEHGRGKVLETVSEIQDRYDAAKELEKSLVELHQIFLDMAVMVETQGEQMDDIEHHVINASHYVADGTQKLKNAKEYQRSSRKWMCIGLVLLLLLILVIIIPIATSLSHS from the coding sequence ATGAACGACCTGATGACCAAATCATTCACCAGCTACGTCGATCTAAAGAGGCAGGCTCTGCAAGATCTGGAAGCTGGTCCTGATGAGATCGAGATGGCAACCCAGGCCGCCAGCAGCAACAGTGCAATTGACCGAAACCTCAGCCTCTTCTTGGAGGATGCCAATAAGGTGAAGGAAGCGATGGGTTCCATCCGAGACATCCTTGTGAGGCTACAGGAATCAAATGAGGAGAGCAAATCCCTCCACAACCCTGAGGCCCTCAAAGCCCTTCGAAACAACATCAATCAAGATATTATTGCAGTCTTGAAAAAGGCGAGAATGATTAGAGCCCAGTTGGAGGAGATGGACCGGGCCAACGCCGCCAATAGGAGGCTCTCAGGGTACAAAGAGGGTACTCCAATAGACCGCACGAGAACATCGGTGACAAACGGGCTACGGAGGAAGCTCAAGGATCTGATGCTGGATTTCCAGTGTCTGAGACAGAAAACGATGGCGGAGTACAAAGAGACAGTGGAGAGACGGTACTTCACGGTGATGGGGGAGTATCCAGAAGAGGAGGTGATAGAGAAGATAATATCGAATGGGGACAGTGAGAATTTTCTGCAGAAGGCAATATCAGAGCATGGGAGGGGGAAGGTGCTGGAAACGGTGAGTGAGATTCAGGATAGGTATGATGCGGCAAAGGAGTTGGAGAAGAGCCTGGTTGAGCTTCACCAGATTTTCCTAGACATGGCGGTGATGGTGGAGACTCAAGGAGAACAGATGGATGACATCGAGCATCATGTGATCAACGCATCACATTATGTGGCAGATGGGACCCAAAAACTGAAGAATGCAAAGGAGTATCAAAGAAGTAGCAGGAAATGGATGTGCATTGGGTTGGTGCTGCTGTTACTCCTCATTCTGGTCATTATCATCCCCATTGCTACAAGCCTTTCTCATTCTTAG
- the LOC131228579 gene encoding uncharacterized protein LOC131228579 isoform X3, translating into MRNIPNNPSFKTADIDEKGIRRENPEELVMVLAEAKADAIISKVQTIDYKNNAEATLLITADQVVVYEGIIREKPCSKEEARQFIKGYSGGHASTVGSVLVTNLKTGTRKGAVDKAEVYFHDIPDEVIENLIEEGVVLNVAGGLLLEHPLTSPFVEAVVGTADSVMGLPKALTEKLIQEAL; encoded by the exons ATGCGTAATATCCCTAATAATCCTTCTTTCAag ACTGCAGACATAGATGAGAAAGGCATTCGAAGGGAAAACCCGGAAGAGTTGGTAATGGTTCTGGCCGAGGCAAAG GCAGACGCCATCATCTCAAAGGTCCAAACTATTGATTACAAGAACAATGCTGAAGCAACACTCCTGATTACTGCTGATCAA GTGGTGGTCTATGAAGGGATAATCCGAGAAAAGCCATGCAGCAAAGAAGAAGCACGCCAATTCATCAAAG GCTATTCTGGGGGACATGCATCAACAGTGGGATCTGTACTTGTTACGAACCTGAAAACGGGCACCAGAAAAGGAGCAGTGGACAAAGCTGAG GTTTACTTCCATGACATTCCAGATGAGGTCATCGAGAACTTG ATAGAGGAGGGAGTTGTGCTAAATGTTGCAGGTGGCTTGCTTCTGGAGCATCCACTGACATCACCCTTTGTTGAAGCAGTG GTGGGAACAGCTGACAGTGTGATGGGACTCCCCAAGGCACTCACAGAGAAACTTATTCAGGAGGCCCTCTAA